A genomic window from Pseudonocardia broussonetiae includes:
- a CDS encoding alpha/beta fold hydrolase has protein sequence MPHEVFELGDTALQKGGVLPAARLGYTTLGELNEARDNVVVCPTWFTATPSDTAATMTGAGRALDPERYFIVVPNHFGAGVSSSPSNTPPPFDRGRFPHVTTYDNVAAQHRLLTEELGVERIRLVTSWSMGACQTYAWAARHPEMVRAIAPISGSARTAHFNKVFLAGNIRAITSDPDWNDGFYTDKPPVRGVRAMAALYAGWGFSEPFYRAELFRAFGAKDVDEFIDRFWDPFFLKCDANDLLAQMWTWWNNDLGDHADFGGDFDAALGAITARTIILNAETDSYFPPVDSEYEASRIAGAESRPIPTVWGHLAPFNPQDQEFIDAALRELLED, from the coding sequence GTGCCGCACGAGGTCTTCGAGTTGGGTGACACCGCACTGCAGAAGGGCGGCGTCCTGCCCGCCGCGCGGCTGGGGTACACGACGCTGGGCGAGCTCAACGAGGCCCGGGACAACGTCGTCGTCTGCCCGACCTGGTTCACGGCGACGCCGTCGGACACCGCGGCCACGATGACGGGCGCGGGGCGCGCGCTCGACCCCGAGCGCTACTTCATCGTCGTCCCCAACCACTTCGGCGCGGGCGTCTCCTCCTCCCCCAGCAACACCCCGCCGCCGTTCGACCGGGGCAGGTTCCCGCACGTCACTACCTACGACAACGTCGCCGCGCAGCACCGCCTGCTCACCGAGGAGCTGGGGGTGGAGCGGATCAGGCTGGTCACGAGCTGGTCGATGGGCGCGTGCCAGACCTACGCCTGGGCGGCGCGGCACCCGGAGATGGTGCGGGCCATCGCGCCGATCTCGGGGTCGGCCCGCACCGCGCACTTCAACAAGGTCTTCCTGGCCGGCAACATCCGCGCCATCACCTCCGATCCCGACTGGAACGACGGCTTCTACACCGACAAGCCGCCCGTCCGGGGCGTCCGGGCGATGGCCGCGCTGTACGCCGGCTGGGGCTTCTCGGAGCCCTTCTACCGGGCCGAGCTCTTCCGGGCGTTCGGCGCGAAGGACGTCGACGAGTTCATCGACCGGTTCTGGGACCCGTTCTTCCTCAAGTGCGACGCGAACGACCTGCTCGCCCAGATGTGGACGTGGTGGAACAACGACCTCGGCGACCACGCCGACTTCGGCGGCGACTTCGACGCGGCCCTGGGCGCGATCACCGCGCGGACGATCATCCTGAACGCCGAGACCGACTCCTACTTCCCGCCCGTCGACAGCGAGTACGAGGCGAGCCGCATCGCCGGGGCCGAGTCCCGGCCGATCCCGACCGTCTGGGGCCACCTCGCCCCCTTCAACCCGCAGGACCAGGAGTTCATCGACGCCGCCCTCCGGGAGCTCCTCGAGGACTGA
- the uvsE gene encoding UV DNA damage repair endonuclease UvsE, whose protein sequence is MKLGYPAINQALACRCSGTFRLASFSEERMTETITANLACLRRVLAWNTEHRLMFFRITSNLVPFASHPVSAGYDWRGRFAGELADIGAYVRAHGVRISLHPGQFVVLNSPSEATYASSVAELVYHAELLDALGLDRTHKVQIHLGGRHGDAERSMEVFAERYAALPEAVRERLVIENDERDASLAECLRLHAAVGVPVLFDTLHHSIRNDGETELRGLDLAAATWGPADGTPMVDYSTQDPARRPGAHAVTLDVEHFRSFVRRLRRRDVDVMLEIKNKEASALQARVVLDELGTVER, encoded by the coding sequence GTGAAGCTCGGCTACCCCGCGATCAACCAGGCCCTCGCGTGCCGGTGCTCGGGCACGTTCCGCCTCGCGTCCTTCTCCGAGGAGCGGATGACGGAGACGATCACCGCGAACCTCGCCTGCCTGCGCCGGGTGCTGGCCTGGAACACCGAGCACCGGCTGATGTTCTTCCGGATCACCTCGAACCTGGTCCCGTTCGCGTCGCACCCGGTGTCGGCGGGGTACGACTGGCGCGGCCGGTTCGCCGGCGAGCTGGCCGACATCGGTGCGTACGTGCGCGCCCACGGCGTCCGGATCTCCCTGCACCCCGGGCAGTTCGTGGTGCTGAACTCCCCGTCGGAGGCCACGTACGCGAGCAGCGTGGCCGAGCTCGTCTACCACGCCGAGCTGCTCGACGCGCTCGGCCTCGACCGGACCCACAAGGTGCAGATCCACCTCGGCGGACGGCACGGCGACGCCGAGCGCAGCATGGAGGTGTTCGCCGAGCGGTACGCCGCGCTGCCGGAGGCGGTGCGCGAGCGCCTGGTGATCGAGAACGACGAGCGCGACGCGAGCCTGGCGGAGTGCCTGCGCCTGCACGCCGCCGTCGGCGTCCCGGTGCTGTTCGACACCCTGCACCACAGCATCCGCAACGACGGCGAGACCGAGCTCCGCGGCCTCGACCTGGCCGCGGCGACCTGGGGCCCGGCCGACGGCACCCCGATGGTCGACTACTCGACCCAGGACCCCGCCCGGCGGCCCGGCGCGCACGCCGTCACGCTCGACGTCGAGCACTTCCGCAGCTTCGTCCGCCGGCTGCGCCGCCGCGACGTCGACGTCATGCTGGAGATCAAGAACAAGGAGGCGAGCGCGCTGCAGGCCCGCGTCGTGCTCGACGAGCTGGGCACCGTGGAGCGGTGA